DNA from Leptolyngbya iicbica LK:
TTACAACATGGGGCTCATTCATGCGAGTAATGGTGAACATGAAACGGCTTTAGCGCGCTACGAAGAAGCTTTGGAGCTGAATCCTCGCCTGTGCCAAGCGCTGAATAATATGGCGGTGATTTATCACTACAAGGGCGAAAAGGCCGAAGCCGCTGGGGATGACCAAGTAGCCAGCGAGTTGTTTGACCAAGCGGCCACCTACTGGATGGAGGCCATTCGCATTGCGCCCAACAACTACATTGAAGCCCAGAACTGGTTGAAGAATACAGGCCGGATGAAGGTCGATACATTCTTTTAGGTTTGACAATTAGCAATTCTCTCGGGCAGGGGCGCAGGAGAACTGCGGGGCTGGCAGTTTAACGGCTGTCGTCACGACATCCTTAACTTGCCCTCCCACCCATTGCCCAATGCCCACTCCCCATCCCCCCTCATACCCATCAACCCCCTCTACTCATGATTGATCTCGAACAAGTCCGCAAAGTGGCTCACCTGGCTCGGCTGGAGCTAGAAGCGGGAGAAGAAGCGCAGTTCACCACGCAGCTCAACAGTATTTTGGAATATGTAGAGCAGTTGAATGAGTTGGATACGGCTGACGTGCCGCCGACCACTCGCGCTATTGAGGTGAGTAACATTCACCGACCTGACCAGTTAGAAACGTTTGGCGATCGCGAGAGCTTGCTCAGCAATGCCCCAGACCGCGAAGACGACTTCATCAAAGTCCCCAAAATCATGGAAGGCTAAGGTATCTTGACTGTGCGCTAGTGACTGCCCCAGGAACATTGCCCGTAAAGGCTATTTTGGGGTACTTTTATAGTCCATCTAGCCGAGCAAAGCAGCTTGAACCTTAGCGACTTGGCGCGGCGCTTGGATGGCTTCAAAAATTTGCACGGCGGCAGCAACCTGAGTTTGCGCGGCAAGCTGATTAGCCTGAGCTTGGTGAGTCAAGCCAAGCTGCCAATGAGCCTCAGCGAGATCACTTTGAGCCCCTAAATCTTCGAATAGTTCTAGGGCCGTAGTGAGGTTTTGGATGGCACGGTCAATGTCGCCTTGTTGGCGCAGGAGTTGTCCCCAGCCCACCAGTGCTCTGGCCTTGACTTGAATGTAGTGGCTTTCTTCGGCAAAGGCGATCGCCCGCTCGGATAATTCCGTCGCCCGTTCAGCGTCACCCAAATTCGTATAGGTCTGGGCTAGCAGCTGAATGAAGAAGGCAAACCGCCCGGTGTATTCGGGGCAATCGGTGTTGGCAATTTCCCGATAGGCTTGCTCGGCCAGGGTATGGGCCAGGGCGCGAGGTGACTGGTCAGCACAGATGGGCGACAGGTCAATGCGCTCATCGTGCAGGCTATGGGAGGCCACTAAGGCCAGACATAACTGGGCTTTGTCGGCCCAGCTTTGGTGGGCGGTTCCTTGCGCCGCCGTGATAACCGCTTGAAAGAATTGGGCCGCGTCGGTTAATTCCCACAGGTCGAGGTGATAGAGGCCCAGACTCAGCAGGGCATCAACTTCGAGCATCCGCCAGCAGTAAAGACTGTGCGGGTCGGCAGGATTTTTTTCAGTCGCTTCCAGTCCCTGGCGGGCGATCGCTTGCGCCTGCTTTTGCATGGAGATCGCGGCATGAATTTTGCCCGTAATCCAGTAAACATCAGCCAAGATATTGCGCAGTTCGCTAGAGCGCTGGTCGTCGGGCAGTTGGGGCAACAAGGAAGGAATTGCCGCCATCAACGGTTGCAGCAGCCCCATGCGATACAGCGTGCTGCCCAAGGTCAGGTGCTGTCCCCACTGATTGTGGCGACTTTTGAGCAGGACGTCGGCTGCCGTTGAGTAATCAGCGATCGCCAGCGCATGGTAGTACGCCTCCAACGCCTGTATGGCTTCCCCGGTTGAGGTGAGAGTGGTGACTTGCTCCGTCCAAAACTGAATCGCTCGGGTGTGGCTTTTGGGCCAATCAGAACTCTGGCGCAATCGTTCCAGAGCTTCGGCTTGCACCACGGGATGGAGCCAATAACAGCCCTTGTGGCTTTCCAGCAGCGATCGGTTGCGCAGGGAGGTGATCACCTGGCGATGCCGACTAGGATCAACGTCCCATAAGAGCGCCAGCAAGCCATCCGTCGGCACCCGGGGCACATCCTGATAGCGAAACGCGCCCAACCGGCAAAACAGCTGATACGCATCGGCATCCAAGTCTTTGAGGCGATTGACCTGACTCGTGACCAGATTTTTTAAGTCCAATGCCATGAGCGGGTCGGTGCCCACTTCTTGCCAATAGGCCTCCCCATCGCCGTCAAAATCGCCCGCGATCGCCCCCCGCATAATATTCATCGCTTTGGCGTTGCCCCCATAGGCCCGGTGCATGACTGCCAGAGTTGATGAGTTAACCGCGATCGCTCCCTGGGTAAAGAACTGCTGCCAGGTTTCCCGACTGAGGCCGGGTAGGCGGTAATGATGAACCGAGACGCCCGGTTCGCAAAGGCGATCGCGGCTGGTCAGCAGCGTTACGGTTTGGCCTTTGGGGTCACACAACACCCGCATCAGATCGCCGTAGCGCGCATATTGCGGCCAAAACCGCCCCTGAGCATCTAATGCCGGTTCAAGGTTATCGATGAGCAGGCCGACCCGTTGCTCGCGCAGTTGTCGCTTGAGCCGATCTAGCGTGACGCCAAAGTCCTGACCTGGCTCAACTTGAAAATCCTGTCGCAGCCA
Protein-coding regions in this window:
- the gatC gene encoding Asp-tRNA(Asn)/Glu-tRNA(Gln) amidotransferase subunit GatC translates to MIDLEQVRKVAHLARLELEAGEEAQFTTQLNSILEYVEQLNELDTADVPPTTRAIEVSNIHRPDQLETFGDRESLLSNAPDREDDFIKVPKIMEG
- a CDS encoding photosystem I assembly protein Ycf3, whose product is MPRSQRNDNFIDKTFTVMADMILKMLPTKQSAKEAFAYYRDGMSAQADGEYAEAMENYEEALKLEEDPYDKSFVLYNMGLIHASNGEHETALARYEEALELNPRLCQALNNMAVIYHYKGEKAEAAGDDQVASELFDQAATYWMEAIRIAPNNYIEAQNWLKNTGRMKVDTFF
- a CDS encoding tetratricopeptide repeat protein — its product is MSADKVLEQADALVFRATGKHLNDLQRKILQAVWRRQTYGEIAQRLRYTEGHVKDVASQLWQALSQALDERVTKSNSLAVLERYLQKARVKLIQPLPEPLMAEAQSFIGRETAIAHLDQLVAQGHRAIVLQGEGGVGKTTLAQQYLEHHAFDVVLELLMAKETSNITPAEQVVEEWLRQDFQVEPGQDFGVTLDRLKRQLREQRVGLLIDNLEPALDAQGRFWPQYARYGDLMRVLCDPKGQTVTLLTSRDRLCEPGVSVHHYRLPGLSRETWQQFFTQGAIAVNSSTLAVMHRAYGGNAKAMNIMRGAIAGDFDGDGEAYWQEVGTDPLMALDLKNLVTSQVNRLKDLDADAYQLFCRLGAFRYQDVPRVPTDGLLALLWDVDPSRHRQVITSLRNRSLLESHKGCYWLHPVVQAEALERLRQSSDWPKSHTRAIQFWTEQVTTLTSTGEAIQALEAYYHALAIADYSTAADVLLKSRHNQWGQHLTLGSTLYRMGLLQPLMAAIPSLLPQLPDDQRSSELRNILADVYWITGKIHAAISMQKQAQAIARQGLEATEKNPADPHSLYCWRMLEVDALLSLGLYHLDLWELTDAAQFFQAVITAAQGTAHQSWADKAQLCLALVASHSLHDERIDLSPICADQSPRALAHTLAEQAYREIANTDCPEYTGRFAFFIQLLAQTYTNLGDAERATELSERAIAFAEESHYIQVKARALVGWGQLLRQQGDIDRAIQNLTTALELFEDLGAQSDLAEAHWQLGLTHQAQANQLAAQTQVAAAVQIFEAIQAPRQVAKVQAALLG